From Cheilinus undulatus linkage group 18, ASM1832078v1, whole genome shotgun sequence, the proteins below share one genomic window:
- the zmp:0000001267 gene encoding b(0,+)-type amino acid transporter 1 isoform X1, translating into MDMAMAGKEQEALKMKREIGLLGGVALVSGTMIGSGIFMSPQFVLGYVGSPGASLLIWALAGVVAMFAALCYTELGTIISESGGDFIYILRIYGPCPAFFAAITFILVVRPFSIVAMAISIAEYAMAPFYADCLPPQTVVKCTAAVAILVVAIINVLNVRAAIRIQVVFLVAKVLALVVIVIGGIVEVTKSSSTIVENLKVENAFKGTQHSLSTLGMAFYQGLWSYAGWYNLNYVTEELKRPEVNLPRAVVIAISLVTGLYLLVNVSYLTVMTPKELMSSSAVAVTWGNKVLGSWGWLMSLAAALSAFGSLNGTFFSGGRVCFVAAREGHMPDILAMAHVRRLTPSPALIFTTIISLIVLIPGDFQSIVNFFSFTAWFFYAITLSGLIYLKIKKPELPRPYKVPIILPILVLIAAIFLVLAPIIDDPQIEYLYVSLFILSGAIVYVPFIHYKLCPGLLTKFTVFLQLFLEVAPAEKNL; encoded by the exons ATGGACATGGCCATGGCAGGCAAAGAACAAGAAGCCCTGAAGATGAAACGGGAAATAGGGTTACTTGGTGGTGTAGCACTTGTTTCAGGAACTATGATTGGATCAGGAATATTCATGTCCCCACAGTTCGTCCTGGGCTACGTGGGAAGCCCCGGTGCAAGCCTGTTGATCTGGGCTCTTGCAGGAGTCGTAGCCATGTTTGCAGCACTGTGCTACACTGAGCTCGGGACAATCATTTCTGAATCCGGAGGAGATTTCATCTACATACTGAGGATCTATGGTCCATGTCCTGCTTTCTTTGCTGCTATCACTTTCATCCTTGTCGTTAGGCCTTTTAGCATTGTTGCCATGGCAATAAGCATTGCTGAATATGCCATGGCACCCTTTTACGCAGACTGCCTTCCTCCTCAGACGGTTGTGAAGTGTACTGCAGCTGTGGCGATTCTGGTTGTTGCCATTATAAACGTCCTAAATGTCCGTGCTGCCATCAGAATCCAAGTGGTCTTCTTGGTGGCCAAGGTGCTTGCCTTGGTAGTCATTGTAATTGGAGGGATAGTGGAGGTGACCAAGAGCAGCAGCACAATTGTGGaaaatttaaaagttgaaaatgcatttaaaggcaCACAGCACTCTTTGAGCACTCTAGGGATGGCTTTTTATCAAGGACTATGGTCTTATGCTGGTTGGTACAACTTGAATTATGTCACCGAGGAGCTGAAAAGACCAGAG gTGAATCTCCCTCGGGCAGTAGTGATAGCCATTTCTCTGGTGACAGGCTTATATCTGCTGGTTAATGTGAGCTACCTGACAGTAATGACGCCTAAAGAGCTCATGTCTTCCTCTGCAGTCGCAGTGACCTGGGG gaataaggtgttAGGAAGCTGGGGGTGGCTCATGTCACTGGCTGCTGCGCTGTCTGCTTTTGGTTCACTGAACGGCACATTCTTCAGCGGTGGACGTGTGTGCTTTGTTGCTGCCAGGGAAGGACATATG CCAGATATTCTAGCCATGGCTCACGTCCGCCGACTGACTCCATCTCCAGCCTTGATCTTCACAACCATCATCTCTCTCATTGTGCTCATCCCTGGAGACTTTCAAAGTATCGTCAACTTCTTCAG TTTCACTGCTTGGTTTTTCTATGCCATAACCTTGTCGGGACTTATCTACCTCAAGATCAAGAAGCCAGAGCTCCCGAGGCCGTACAAG GTCCCAATTATTCTCCCCATTCTGGTCCTCATTGCAGCCATATTCTTGGTGCTGGCACCCATCATAGATGATCCTCAGATTGAATACCTCTACGTGTCTTTGTTTATCTTAAGTGGAGCTATAGTCTACGTACCATTCATCCATTACAAGCTCTGCCCAGGACTTCTGACAAAGTTTACAGTGTTCCTTCAGTTGTTCTTAGAGGTCGCTCCAGCTGAGAAAAACCTTTAA
- the adprs gene encoding ADP-ribose glycohydrolase ARH3, translated as MAMTAVRAVAVGGPASLSRFRGSLVAAVLGDCVGGEFEGAEEVPMERVLQHLNSLDDESKGNGILEYSDDTAMARCVVQSLLTRTGFDEHDMARRFAKEYSASPGRGYGSGVIQVLKKLSSPQLSDVYQPARDQFNGRGSFGNGGAMRAAPFALAFSNLDDVKRFAHLGAMLTHSCSLGYNGAVLQALAVHLSLQGALHLPQQFISRLITEMEEVEANEATLNDARILKEAEKPFCERLHRVRDLMDKSKVSIEEVISELGNGIAALHSVPTAIFCVLHCLEPQECLPEHYGGVERTIAYSLALGGDTDTIACMAGAIAGAHYGIEAIPQSWIKCCEGAEDADMNAERLHMLYQSLQGAGSGTGEQSSEDTSESQSASNGTEKKTGAD; from the exons ATGGCAATGACGGCAGTGAGAGCGGTGGCAGTGGGGGGGCCGGCGTCTTTGTCCCGGTTTAGAGGATCGCTGGTAGCGGCTGTGCTCGGTGACTGTGTCGGTGGAGAGTTTGAAGGAGCGGAGGAGGTTCCCATGGAGAGGGTGCTGCAGCATCTTAACAGCCTGGATGACGAGAGCAAAGGAAATG gTATCCTGGAGTACAGTGATGACACAGCTATGGCACGCTGTGTGGTCCAGTCTCTACTTACTCGTACTGGCTTTGATGAGCATGACATGGCTCGCAG GTTTGCTAAGGAGTACAGTGCATCCCCTGGTCGTGGTTATGGTTCTGGAGTGATCCAGGTGTTGAAGAAGCTGTCCTCCCCTCAGCTCAGTGATGTGTACCAGCCAGCCAGGGACCAGTTTAATGGTCGAGGCTCCTTTGGGAATGGGGGGGCCATGAGAGCGGCCCCCTTCGCTCTGGCTTTCTCTAACCTGGATGATGTTAAAAGG TTTGCCCATCTCGGTGCCATGCTGACCCACTCCTGCTCTCTTGGTTATAATGGTGCTGTGCTGCAGGCGTTAGCTGTGCACCTCTCCCTGCAGGGGGCATTACATCTCCCTCAGCAGTTCATCAGCCGGCTCAtcacagagatggaggaagtGGAGGCCAACGAAGCAACACTCAATGATGCCAGGAT CCTTAAAGAAGCAGAGAAACCATTTTGTGAGCGCCTTCACAGAGTGAGAGACCTGATGGACAAGAGCAAAGTCAGCATAGAGGAGGTCATCTCTGAATTGG GTAACGGCATCGCAGCTCTCCACTCAGTCCCCACTGCCATCTTCTGTGTCCTCCATTGCCTGGAACCACAGGAATGCCTTCCAGAGCACTATGGCGGCGTGGAGAGGACAATAGCGTACAGCCTGGCCCTGGGAGGGGACACAGACACCATAGCGTGTATGGCAGGGGCCATCGCGGGGGCCCATTACGGCATCGAAGCTATTCCACAGTCGTGGATTAAGTGTTGTGAGGGGGCAGAGGATGCAGACATGAACGCAGAGCGACTTCACATGCTGTACCAGTCATTACAAGGTGCAGGAAGTGGGACGGGGGAGCAGAGCAGTGAGGACACATCTGAAAGTCAGTCAGCTTCTAACGGCACAGAAAAGAAAACCGGAGCCGATTGA